A stretch of Stenotrophomonas indicatrix DNA encodes these proteins:
- the lon gene encoding endopeptidase La, producing MARSPSETLDLPVLPLRDVVVFPHMVIPLFVGRDKSMHALEQAMEADKRILLLAQKSAETDDPQAADLYQVGTLAQVLQLLKLPDGTIKVLVEGLSRVQVTSVSERDGSLHGQAVEIEAADAREPREIEAIARSLMSLFEQYVKTNRKLPPELLQTLAGIDEPTRLADTIAAHISVRLSDKQRLLETLAVGERLEMLVGLVDGEIDVQQMEKRIRGRVKSQMEKSQREYYLNEQMKAIQKELGDLDDAPGELEELARKIAEAGMPKPVEAKARNELNKLKQMSPMSAEAAVVRNYLEWLLGVPWKKRSKVRKDLKAAQDTLDADHYGLEKVKERILEYLAVQSRVKQMKGPILCLVGPPGVGKTSLGQSIAKATNRKFVRMSLGGVRDEAEIRGHRRTYVGSMPGRIVQNLNKVGSKNPLFVLDEIDKMSMDFRGDPSSALLEVLDPEQNNAFNDHYLEVDLDLSEVMFVATSNSLNIPGPLLDRMEVIRIPGYTEDEKLNIATRYLSPKQIKANGLKPEELEIGSDAIQDIVRYYTRESGVRNLEREIAKICRKVVKEIALGGPQPVAKAKKGARKSKALVSVSSKNLDKYLGVRRFDFGRAEEENEIGLVTGLAWTEVGGDLLQIESTLVPGKGQLILTGQLGNVMKESASAALSVVRSRAERFGIDADFLQKHDVHLHVPDGATPKDGPSAGAAMVTSLVSMLTKVAVRADVAMTGEITLRGRVTAIGGLKEKLLAALRGGIRTVIIPDENRKDLADIPANVTRDLEIVPVKYIEEVLDLALERPLAPKKTRKSAQRVTVRSKAKPSGNARVKH from the coding sequence ATGGCCCGTTCCCCAAGTGAGACCCTCGACCTGCCGGTCCTGCCGCTGCGCGACGTAGTGGTATTCCCGCACATGGTCATCCCGCTGTTTGTCGGCCGCGACAAGTCCATGCACGCGCTGGAACAGGCGATGGAAGCAGACAAGCGCATCCTGCTGCTGGCGCAGAAGTCGGCCGAGACCGATGACCCGCAGGCCGCCGACCTCTACCAGGTCGGCACGCTGGCGCAGGTGCTGCAGCTGCTGAAGCTGCCCGACGGCACCATCAAGGTGCTGGTCGAAGGCCTGTCGCGCGTGCAGGTGACCAGCGTCAGCGAACGCGATGGATCGCTGCACGGCCAGGCCGTGGAAATCGAGGCCGCCGATGCACGCGAGCCGCGCGAAATCGAGGCCATCGCCCGCTCGCTGATGTCGCTGTTCGAGCAGTACGTCAAGACCAACCGCAAGCTGCCGCCGGAACTGCTGCAGACCCTGGCCGGCATCGATGAGCCGACACGCCTGGCCGATACCATCGCCGCCCATATCAGCGTGCGGTTGTCGGACAAGCAGCGCCTGCTGGAAACGCTGGCCGTGGGCGAACGCCTGGAGATGCTGGTCGGCCTGGTCGACGGCGAGATCGACGTGCAGCAGATGGAAAAGCGCATCCGCGGCCGCGTGAAGTCGCAGATGGAAAAGAGCCAGCGCGAGTACTACCTCAACGAACAGATGAAGGCCATCCAGAAGGAACTGGGTGACCTGGACGATGCGCCGGGCGAACTGGAAGAGCTGGCGCGCAAGATCGCCGAAGCGGGCATGCCCAAGCCGGTGGAAGCCAAGGCGCGCAACGAGCTCAACAAGCTCAAGCAGATGTCGCCGATGTCTGCCGAAGCAGCGGTCGTGCGCAACTACCTGGAGTGGCTGCTGGGCGTGCCGTGGAAGAAGCGCAGCAAGGTGCGCAAGGACCTGAAGGCCGCGCAGGACACCCTCGATGCCGATCACTACGGCCTGGAGAAGGTCAAGGAACGCATCCTTGAATACCTGGCGGTGCAGTCGCGGGTGAAGCAGATGAAGGGTCCGATCCTGTGCCTGGTCGGGCCGCCGGGCGTGGGCAAGACCTCGCTGGGCCAGTCCATCGCCAAGGCCACCAACCGCAAGTTCGTGCGCATGTCGCTCGGTGGCGTGCGCGATGAAGCCGAGATCCGTGGCCACCGTCGTACCTATGTCGGTTCGATGCCGGGCCGCATCGTGCAGAACCTCAACAAGGTGGGCAGCAAGAACCCGCTGTTCGTGCTGGACGAGATCGACAAGATGTCGATGGACTTCCGTGGCGATCCGTCCTCGGCGCTGCTGGAAGTGCTCGATCCCGAGCAGAACAACGCGTTCAACGACCACTACCTGGAAGTGGACCTGGACCTGTCCGAAGTGATGTTCGTGGCGACCTCCAACTCGCTCAACATCCCCGGCCCGCTGCTGGACCGCATGGAAGTGATCCGCATCCCCGGTTACACCGAGGATGAGAAGCTCAACATCGCCACCCGTTACCTGTCGCCCAAGCAGATCAAGGCCAACGGCCTGAAGCCGGAAGAGCTGGAGATCGGCAGCGATGCCATCCAGGACATCGTGCGCTACTACACGCGCGAATCCGGCGTGCGCAACCTGGAGCGCGAGATCGCCAAGATCTGCCGCAAGGTGGTGAAGGAAATCGCGCTGGGTGGGCCGCAGCCGGTGGCGAAGGCGAAGAAGGGTGCGCGCAAGTCCAAGGCGCTGGTGAGCGTGTCGAGCAAGAACCTGGACAAGTACCTGGGCGTGCGTCGCTTCGACTTCGGCCGTGCCGAAGAAGAGAACGAGATCGGCCTGGTCACGGGCCTGGCCTGGACCGAAGTCGGTGGCGATCTGCTGCAGATCGAATCGACGCTGGTACCGGGCAAGGGCCAGCTGATCCTGACCGGCCAGCTCGGCAACGTGATGAAGGAATCAGCGTCGGCGGCGTTGTCGGTGGTGCGTTCGCGCGCCGAGCGCTTCGGCATCGATGCGGACTTCCTGCAGAAGCACGACGTGCATCTGCATGTACCCGATGGTGCGACGCCGAAGGATGGCCCCAGTGCCGGTGCGGCAATGGTGACCTCGCTGGTGTCGATGCTGACCAAGGTCGCCGTGCGCGCCGACGTGGCGATGACCGGCGAAATCACCCTGCGTGGTCGCGTCACCGCGATCGGCGGTCTCAAGGAGAAGCTGCTGGCGGCCCTGCGCGGCGGAATCCGCACGGTGATCATCCCCGATGAGAACCGCAAGGATCTTGCCGACATTCCGGCCAACGTCACCCGCGACCTGGAGATCGTGCCGGTGAAGTACATCGAGGAAGTGCTCGATCTGGCCCTGGAACGTCCGCTGGCACCGAAGAAGACGCGCAAGAGTGCGCAGCGCGTCACGGTGCGCAGCAAGGCCAAACCGAGTGGAAACGCGCGCGTCAAGCATTGA
- a CDS encoding HU family DNA-binding protein — protein MNKTELIDAVAEAADLTKAESSRAVDAVVAAVTKALKDGDAVTLVGFGTFQVRDRAARTGRNPKTGDTIKIAASKNPSFKAGKALKDAVN, from the coding sequence ATGAACAAGACCGAATTGATCGATGCCGTTGCTGAAGCTGCCGACCTGACCAAGGCCGAGTCCAGCCGCGCTGTCGATGCCGTCGTTGCTGCCGTCACCAAGGCGCTGAAGGACGGCGATGCGGTCACCCTGGTCGGCTTCGGTACCTTCCAGGTCCGCGACCGTGCTGCCCGCACCGGCCGCAACCCGAAGACCGGCGACACCATCAAGATCGCTGCTTCGAAGAATCCGTCGTTCAAGGCTGGTAAGGCCCTGAAGGATGCTGTAAACTAA
- a CDS encoding peptidyl-prolyl cis-trans isomerase — protein MLQKLRDKTSGWIVTVILGLLMIPFLFVIDNSYLGGVGAQNVAKVSAPPTWWRSAPSWWPVRMMWQHHEISAQDFRTRFEQERMRERQQQGENFDPRAFESTENKLAVLDQLIDEQVVRLVGEQAGVVIGDGAVREYITTIPGFLGADGKFSESNYRLALAGGNPPRTPTQFQELVRESLQQSVIPSGLQNSGFVTQAETERLLKLLGETRDVELAALPEVPVDTAPVTDAQIKQWYDSHGKDFRQAESVSLEYVELNGANLSAPTAADEATLRKRYEDEKAKFTTPEQRQAAHILITGDGAEAKAAKLAVEAKAAGADFAALAKANSEDPGSKAQGGDLGWVERGAMVKPFEDALFGAKAGEVIGPVKTDFGYHIIKVAAVRGGQGKSFEEVRDTLAAEQLKADGERGFNDLAGRLVDAINKSPSDLSAAAKAVGLSMQTLGPITRTTATGIAADPAVLRAAFSDVLVQDGTASDPIALGGSSNHSVVIRVAAHTPEQALPLDKAREQVIAAIRADRQRQAGDKAADALLAKLKAGATLQSLAASEKLQLSPMPGLPRSQPVPTPEINRAIFSAPLPAEGKPSYGKVDVNGHALVFAVNKVNPGDIKEVTAEQQKQLKDQLSQIDGMAAAKAYIEAMRKKFLIQTTEANL, from the coding sequence ATGCTGCAGAAACTCCGCGACAAGACCTCAGGCTGGATCGTCACCGTGATCCTGGGGCTGCTGATGATTCCGTTCCTGTTCGTGATCGACAACAGCTACCTCGGTGGCGTCGGCGCACAGAACGTCGCCAAGGTTTCGGCACCGCCGACCTGGTGGCGCTCGGCACCGTCCTGGTGGCCGGTGCGCATGATGTGGCAGCACCATGAGATCAGTGCACAGGACTTCCGCACCCGTTTCGAGCAGGAACGCATGCGCGAACGCCAGCAGCAGGGCGAGAACTTCGACCCGCGCGCGTTCGAAAGCACCGAGAACAAGCTGGCCGTGCTCGACCAGTTGATCGACGAGCAGGTCGTGCGCCTGGTCGGTGAGCAGGCCGGTGTCGTGATTGGCGACGGCGCTGTGCGCGAATACATCACCACCATTCCGGGCTTCCTGGGCGCCGATGGCAAGTTCAGCGAAAGCAATTACCGTCTGGCCCTGGCCGGTGGCAATCCGCCGCGCACGCCGACCCAGTTCCAGGAACTGGTGCGTGAGAGCCTGCAGCAGTCGGTGATCCCGTCGGGCCTGCAGAATTCCGGCTTTGTCACCCAGGCCGAGACCGAGCGTCTGTTGAAGCTGCTGGGCGAGACCCGCGATGTGGAACTGGCCGCGCTTCCGGAAGTTCCAGTGGATACCGCGCCGGTGACCGACGCGCAGATCAAGCAGTGGTACGACAGCCATGGCAAGGATTTCCGCCAGGCCGAATCGGTGTCGCTGGAATATGTCGAGCTCAATGGTGCCAACCTGTCGGCGCCGACTGCGGCCGACGAAGCGACCCTGCGCAAGCGCTATGAAGACGAGAAGGCCAAGTTCACCACGCCGGAACAGCGCCAGGCCGCGCACATCCTGATCACCGGCGACGGTGCTGAAGCCAAGGCCGCCAAGCTGGCTGTCGAAGCAAAGGCGGCAGGTGCCGACTTTGCCGCGCTGGCCAAGGCGAACTCGGAAGATCCCGGCTCCAAGGCGCAGGGCGGTGACCTGGGCTGGGTGGAGCGGGGCGCGATGGTCAAGCCGTTCGAAGACGCACTGTTTGGTGCCAAGGCGGGTGAGGTGATCGGCCCGGTCAAGACCGACTTCGGTTACCACATCATCAAGGTCGCAGCGGTTCGTGGTGGCCAGGGCAAGTCCTTCGAAGAAGTACGCGACACCTTGGCTGCCGAGCAGTTGAAGGCCGACGGCGAGCGCGGCTTCAACGATCTGGCGGGCCGCCTGGTCGATGCCATCAACAAGAGCCCGAGCGACCTGTCCGCGGCCGCCAAGGCGGTCGGCCTGTCGATGCAGACGCTGGGCCCGATCACGCGCACGACCGCCACCGGTATTGCCGCTGATCCGGCCGTGCTGCGTGCGGCCTTCTCCGACGTCCTGGTGCAGGACGGTACCGCCAGCGATCCGATCGCCCTGGGCGGCAGCAGCAATCACAGCGTGGTGATCCGCGTTGCCGCGCATACCCCGGAGCAGGCGCTGCCGCTGGACAAGGCGCGTGAGCAGGTGATCGCCGCGATCCGTGCCGACCGTCAGCGCCAGGCCGGTGACAAGGCCGCCGATGCCCTGCTGGCCAAGCTGAAGGCCGGCGCGACCCTGCAGTCGCTGGCTGCCAGCGAGAAGCTGCAGCTGAGCCCGATGCCGGGCCTGCCGCGCAGCCAGCCGGTGCCGACCCCGGAGATCAACCGTGCGATCTTCAGTGCGCCGCTGCCTGCCGAGGGCAAGCCGAGCTACGGCAAGGTCGATGTCAACGGCCATGCGCTGGTCTTCGCGGTGAACAAGGTCAACCCGGGCGACATCAAGGAAGTGACCGCCGAACAGCAGAAGCAGTTGAAGGACCAGCTGAGCCAGATCGACGGCATGGCCGCGGCCAAGGCCTACATCGAGGCGATGCGCAAGAAGTTCTTGATCCAGACCACCGAAGCGAACCTGTAA
- a CDS encoding lytic transglycosylase domain-containing protein, giving the protein MSRRSLPLALGLVLGLAGTAGAQSLGAGISQNLTAASALPLDPSTLPAASVRNGQEIFSSFRDGLAEPTCDAEATSPRWQKQFAHAPSRLANQDDDALVLFGYVVEELRKANLPTEFALIPFVESGYRPNARNGSGPTGLWQFIATTARNHRVPMSNNYDGRLSAVESTQAAVRYLKTLHGMFGGDWRLATMAYNAGEYRVLQSMRKAGMNAQNAKPAGLPGLSPVTHAYVEKLHALACVLEDVEDQPGVMASLDRTVPVLKDHTLPAGTSVQQWAAQRALDPAKIARLNPALAAGNRPSGTARVLAPVSASSADVADITSKAVATAVASTASAAPSPQVAKVVASAADRPRNRRHTVRNGESAWTIARRYGMPVKALLSLNGLSGSSVLKPGAVLRVED; this is encoded by the coding sequence ATGAGTCGCCGAAGTCTGCCGCTGGCCCTGGGTCTCGTCCTGGGGTTGGCCGGAACTGCCGGCGCACAATCGCTGGGCGCCGGCATCAGCCAGAACCTGACCGCCGCCTCGGCCCTGCCGCTGGATCCGTCAACGCTGCCGGCCGCATCGGTACGTAACGGCCAGGAGATCTTCTCCAGCTTCCGCGACGGCCTTGCAGAACCTACCTGTGACGCCGAAGCCACCAGCCCGCGCTGGCAGAAGCAGTTCGCCCATGCGCCTTCGCGGTTGGCCAACCAGGATGACGACGCGCTGGTGCTGTTCGGCTATGTGGTCGAAGAGCTGCGCAAAGCCAACCTGCCCACCGAATTCGCCCTGATTCCCTTCGTCGAAAGTGGCTACCGGCCCAATGCCCGCAACGGCAGCGGCCCGACCGGCCTGTGGCAGTTCATCGCCACCACGGCACGCAACCATCGCGTACCGATGAGCAACAACTACGACGGCCGACTGTCGGCAGTGGAGTCCACCCAGGCCGCCGTGCGCTACCTGAAGACCCTGCATGGCATGTTCGGCGGTGACTGGCGGCTGGCCACGATGGCCTACAACGCCGGTGAATACCGCGTGCTGCAGTCCATGCGCAAGGCCGGCATGAATGCGCAGAACGCCAAGCCGGCCGGCCTGCCCGGGCTGTCGCCGGTCACCCATGCCTACGTCGAGAAGCTGCATGCCCTGGCCTGCGTGCTGGAAGACGTGGAAGACCAGCCGGGCGTGATGGCCTCGCTGGACCGCACCGTACCGGTGCTGAAGGACCACACCCTGCCGGCGGGCACCAGCGTCCAGCAGTGGGCCGCCCAGCGCGCGCTGGACCCGGCGAAGATCGCCCGCCTGAATCCGGCACTGGCCGCCGGCAACCGCCCGTCGGGCACCGCCCGCGTACTGGCCCCGGTTTCGGCGTCCAGCGCGGACGTTGCCGACATCACCAGCAAGGCCGTTGCAACAGCAGTGGCCAGCACCGCCAGCGCCGCGCCGAGCCCGCAGGTGGCCAAGGTGGTCGCCTCGGCTGCCGATCGCCCGCGCAACCGTCGCCACACCGTGCGCAATGGCGAATCGGCATGGACCATCGCCCGCCGCTACGGCATGCCGGTGAAGGCGCTGTTGTCGCTGAACGGCTTGAGCGGCAGCAGCGTGCTGAAGCCAGGCGCGGTACTGCGCGTCGAAGACTGA
- the gloB gene encoding hydroxyacylglutathione hydrolase, producing the protein MRLTALPAFADNYIWMLIADDGAAVVVDPGDAAPVLALAAQGVRVDTILLTHHHDDHIGGVPALQARFPGVRVVAPVDERIPMATERVGEGERVQALGRMFHVLSVPGHTRSHIAFHTAEQLFSGDSLFSLGCGRLFEGTPSQLLASMRKLGALPAQLLLCCAHEYTVSNAVFARHVDPANAALLQRQEEALAMRRDDRSTLPVSLADEIACNPFLRTHTAPIRAAVSAHLGREVVDDVDVMAGLRHWKDGFRA; encoded by the coding sequence ATGCGACTGACTGCCCTGCCCGCATTTGCGGACAATTACATCTGGATGCTGATTGCCGACGACGGTGCTGCCGTGGTCGTCGATCCCGGCGACGCTGCGCCGGTACTGGCGCTGGCCGCCCAAGGCGTGCGCGTGGACACCATCCTGCTCACCCATCACCACGACGATCACATCGGCGGAGTACCGGCGCTGCAGGCGCGTTTCCCCGGGGTGCGCGTGGTCGCACCGGTCGACGAGCGCATCCCGATGGCCACCGAGCGGGTCGGTGAAGGTGAACGTGTTCAGGCACTGGGCCGGATGTTCCACGTACTATCCGTCCCCGGGCACACCCGCAGCCACATCGCGTTTCACACCGCTGAACAGCTTTTCAGCGGAGATTCGTTGTTCAGCCTGGGCTGTGGGCGCCTGTTCGAAGGTACGCCGTCCCAGCTGCTGGCATCGATGCGCAAGCTGGGTGCCCTGCCCGCGCAACTGCTGCTGTGTTGCGCTCACGAGTACACCGTGTCAAATGCCGTCTTCGCGCGGCATGTCGACCCCGCCAACGCTGCCTTGTTGCAGCGCCAAGAGGAGGCTTTGGCCATGCGCCGCGATGACCGTTCCACCCTGCCAGTATCCCTGGCCGATGAAATTGCCTGCAATCCGTTCCTGCGTACCCACACGGCGCCCATCCGCGCGGCCGTGTCGGCGCACCTGGGGCGCGAAGTCGTGGACGACGTCGACGTCATGGCCGGTCTCCGGCACTGGAAAGACGGCTTCCGCGCATGA
- a CDS encoding methyltransferase domain-containing protein, whose product MPALQSTRQASQAPWFDSEPAEALRVLERQLLLPQLSLLPTRPWLWIAPSAAWLADAQLGGRGLRLHRQGSGYAGDTRCALPLPLPNESVNAIVLQHVTVGDADHLLDECERVLMPGGHLWLTSLNPFSPFRTRWRQHGLVVRTPQRIRQLLERHGLECEDMRYLGPMWQGAGSRRRGGWAPLRAACLFHAEKRTLALPGPTPLPVRWHGTVAT is encoded by the coding sequence ATGCCCGCGCTGCAGAGCACCCGTCAAGCGAGCCAGGCCCCGTGGTTCGACAGTGAACCGGCGGAGGCCCTGCGCGTGCTCGAACGGCAGCTGCTGCTGCCGCAGCTGTCGCTGCTGCCGACCCGGCCCTGGTTGTGGATCGCCCCCAGCGCCGCCTGGCTGGCGGATGCGCAGCTGGGCGGTCGGGGCCTGCGCCTGCATCGCCAGGGCAGTGGTTACGCCGGCGATACCCGCTGTGCCCTGCCGTTGCCGCTGCCCAACGAGAGCGTCAACGCCATCGTGCTGCAGCATGTGACCGTCGGCGATGCCGACCATCTGCTGGACGAATGCGAGCGCGTGCTGATGCCCGGCGGCCATCTGTGGCTGACCAGCCTCAACCCGTTCAGCCCGTTCCGCACGCGCTGGCGCCAGCACGGGCTGGTGGTGCGCACGCCGCAGCGGATCCGCCAGCTGCTTGAGCGCCATGGGCTGGAATGCGAGGACATGCGTTACCTGGGGCCGATGTGGCAGGGTGCCGGCAGCCGCCGTCGCGGCGGATGGGCCCCCCTGCGCGCGGCCTGCCTGTTCCACGCTGAAAAACGCACGCTGGCCCTGCCCGGGCCGACCCCGTTGCCCGTGCGTTGGCACGGCACCGTTGCTACCTGA
- the rnhA gene encoding ribonuclease HI, translating into MKTIEIHTDGSCLGNPGPGGWAALLRYKGHERELSGGEAHTTNNRMELMAAISGLESLTEPCEIVLYTDSQYVRQGLTQWLPGWIRKNWKTAGGDPVKNRELWERLQAATLRHQIDWRWVKGHSGDPDNERVDTLARNAAIQIRDGSPVN; encoded by the coding sequence TTGAAAACCATCGAAATCCACACCGACGGTTCCTGCCTCGGCAATCCCGGCCCCGGTGGCTGGGCGGCGCTGTTGCGCTACAAGGGGCACGAGCGCGAACTGAGCGGTGGCGAAGCGCATACCACCAACAATCGGATGGAGCTGATGGCGGCCATTTCCGGGCTGGAGTCGTTGACCGAGCCCTGTGAGATCGTCCTCTATACCGATTCGCAGTACGTACGGCAGGGCCTGACCCAGTGGCTGCCGGGCTGGATCCGCAAGAACTGGAAGACCGCCGGCGGTGACCCGGTGAAGAACCGTGAACTGTGGGAGCGCCTGCAGGCCGCCACGCTGCGGCACCAGATCGACTGGCGCTGGGTGAAAGGCCATTCCGGCGACCCGGACAATGAACGTGTGGATACCCTGGCCCGCAACGCCGCGATCCAGATCCGCGACGGCAGCCCGGTAAACTGA
- the dnaQ gene encoding DNA polymerase III subunit epsilon, which yields MRQIILDTETTGLEWKKGNRVVEIGCVELFKRRPTGNTYHQYLKPDCEFEQGAQEVTGLTLEFLADKPEFAQVVEEFLAFIDGAELIIHNAAFDLGFLDNELSLLGEQYGKITDRCTVIDTLALARERFPGQRNSLDALCKRLGVDNSHRALHGGLLDAQILGDVYIALTSGQEEIGFGLGDDDAGGAAALQAFDASKLLPRPRVVATPSEQEAHAARLERLRKKAGHALWDGPKLEEAASA from the coding sequence ATGCGTCAGATCATCCTTGATACCGAAACCACCGGCCTGGAGTGGAAGAAGGGCAACCGCGTCGTCGAAATCGGCTGCGTCGAGTTGTTCAAGCGCCGCCCGACCGGCAATACCTATCACCAGTACCTGAAGCCGGACTGCGAATTCGAACAGGGTGCGCAGGAAGTGACCGGCCTGACCCTGGAATTCCTCGCCGACAAGCCGGAGTTCGCGCAGGTCGTGGAGGAGTTCCTGGCCTTCATCGATGGCGCCGAGCTGATCATCCACAACGCCGCGTTCGACCTGGGCTTTCTCGACAATGAGCTTTCCCTGTTGGGAGAGCAGTACGGGAAGATCACCGACCGCTGCACGGTGATCGATACCCTGGCGCTGGCGCGCGAGCGCTTCCCGGGCCAGCGCAACTCGCTCGACGCCCTGTGCAAGCGGCTGGGCGTGGACAACTCGCACCGCGCCCTGCATGGCGGTCTGCTGGATGCGCAGATCCTGGGGGATGTGTACATCGCGTTGACCTCGGGCCAGGAGGAGATCGGCTTCGGGCTGGGCGATGACGATGCCGGTGGCGCTGCGGCGTTGCAGGCGTTCGATGCGTCCAAGCTGCTGCCGCGGCCGCGCGTGGTGGCCACGCCGTCGGAGCAGGAAGCGCATGCGGCGCGTCTGGAACGGCTGCGCAAGAAGGCCGGCCACGCGTTGTGGGACGGCCCGAAGTTGGAAGAGGCCGCGAGCGCGTAG
- a CDS encoding PP2C family protein-serine/threonine phosphatase, translating into MIEFGHLTHPGLRRELNEDTYYGDGELALWLVADGMGGHACGEVASALARETIVREIRRGAPLAQAIRTADEEIIRASRRRNDSLPMGTTVVAARVQGNRYEVAWVGDSRAYLWRDGQLAQLSQDHSVVQELVAQGNLTAEQARAHPHRNVVTQALGVTDPAHLNVATTSGELRPGMQLLLCSDGLTEEVDDRGIARTLAFDDASAQECVDSLVASALDGGGSDNITVILVRCH; encoded by the coding sequence ATGATCGAATTCGGACATCTCACCCACCCCGGCCTGCGCCGCGAGCTCAATGAGGACACCTATTACGGTGACGGCGAGCTGGCCCTGTGGCTGGTAGCCGACGGCATGGGCGGGCACGCCTGCGGCGAAGTGGCCAGCGCACTGGCGCGCGAGACCATCGTCCGTGAGATCCGCCGTGGCGCGCCGTTGGCGCAGGCGATCCGCACCGCCGACGAAGAGATCATCCGCGCCTCGCGCCGGCGCAACGACAGCCTGCCGATGGGCACCACCGTGGTCGCTGCACGGGTGCAGGGCAACCGTTACGAAGTGGCCTGGGTCGGCGACAGCCGCGCCTATCTGTGGCGCGATGGCCAGCTTGCCCAGCTCAGCCAGGACCACAGCGTGGTGCAGGAACTGGTCGCGCAGGGCAACCTGACCGCCGAGCAGGCGCGCGCCCATCCCCACCGGAACGTGGTCACCCAGGCACTGGGCGTCACCGACCCGGCACACCTGAACGTGGCGACCACCAGCGGCGAGCTGCGCCCGGGCATGCAGTTGCTGCTGTGCAGTGATGGCCTGACCGAGGAAGTGGATGACCGCGGCATCGCCCGCACCCTCGCCTTCGACGACGCCAGCGCGCAGGAATGCGTGGACAGCCTGGTCGCCTCCGCCCTCGACGGCGGCGGTTCGGACAACATCACCGTGATCCTGGTGCGCTGCCACTGA
- a CDS encoding DUF6165 family protein, producing the protein MTAEILVPVSFGELLDKISILQIKSERISDEGKLANVRKELSALETTWMAHPAAVKDIAKLRAELKAVNEQLWEIEDDIRLKDKAQAFDQGFIDLARSVYLRNDERARIKKAINLALGSAYVEEKSYQDYTQRA; encoded by the coding sequence ATGACCGCTGAAATCCTCGTCCCCGTTTCATTCGGCGAGCTGCTGGACAAGATCTCGATCCTGCAGATCAAGTCCGAGCGCATCAGTGACGAAGGCAAGCTGGCCAACGTACGCAAGGAGCTGTCCGCGCTGGAAACCACGTGGATGGCGCACCCGGCGGCAGTGAAGGACATCGCCAAGCTGCGCGCCGAGCTGAAGGCGGTCAACGAGCAGCTGTGGGAGATCGAGGACGACATCCGCCTGAAGGACAAGGCGCAGGCGTTCGATCAGGGGTTCATCGACCTGGCGCGCAGCGTGTACCTGCGCAACGACGAACGCGCACGCATCAAGAAGGCGATCAACCTGGCGCTGGGTTCGGCGTACGTGGAAGAGAAGTCCTACCAGGATTACACGCAGCGCGCGTAA
- a CDS encoding glycosyltransferase family 9 protein — translation MASASSSLCLLRLSALGDVTHVVPLVRTLQAARPDTPIHWIIDKVGQKLLDGLPGVTFHAYDKKTGMAGVKELRKQLPPGRFEALLQMQVAFRANVLSAFIPAERRIGYDRSRSKDLHGLFINERIPDRPGIHVLDAIGSFCEPLGLRQTDVSWDLAVPQAAYDWAAAQWQDDGRPVLMISPCSSHVRRNWYADRYAEVANHAVTRGWRIVLCGGRSELERSMADAIQAQLDVPALDLVGKDTLKQLPALLARANLVMTPDSGPMHIANAMGTKVLGLHAASNPNRSGPYSDRRYCADRYDDAARKYLGKQAADLKWGTKIEFDDVMELITVEDGIAAFERYVADHLG, via the coding sequence ATGGCATCAGCGTCCTCCTCCTTGTGTCTTCTGCGCCTGTCCGCTCTTGGCGATGTGACCCACGTAGTGCCGCTGGTGCGCACCCTGCAGGCCGCGCGCCCGGACACGCCGATCCACTGGATCATCGACAAGGTCGGGCAGAAGCTGCTCGATGGCCTGCCGGGCGTCACCTTCCACGCCTACGACAAGAAGACCGGCATGGCCGGAGTGAAGGAGCTGCGCAAGCAGTTGCCACCCGGGCGTTTCGAGGCCCTGCTGCAGATGCAGGTGGCGTTCCGCGCCAACGTGCTGTCCGCCTTCATTCCTGCCGAGCGCCGCATCGGGTACGACCGCAGCCGCTCCAAGGATCTGCACGGCCTCTTCATCAACGAACGCATCCCTGATCGCCCGGGCATCCATGTGCTCGATGCCATCGGCAGCTTCTGCGAGCCGCTGGGCCTGCGCCAGACTGATGTCAGCTGGGACCTGGCCGTGCCGCAGGCAGCCTATGACTGGGCCGCTGCGCAATGGCAGGACGATGGCCGGCCGGTGCTGATGATCTCGCCCTGCTCCAGCCACGTGCGCCGCAACTGGTACGCCGACCGCTATGCCGAGGTCGCCAACCATGCCGTCACGCGCGGTTGGCGGATCGTACTGTGCGGCGGCCGCAGCGAACTGGAGCGCAGCATGGCCGACGCCATCCAGGCCCAGCTGGATGTTCCGGCACTGGACCTGGTCGGCAAGGACACGCTCAAGCAGTTGCCGGCCCTGCTGGCCCGCGCCAATCTGGTGATGACTCCGGACTCTGGCCCGATGCACATTGCCAACGCAATGGGTACCAAGGTGCTGGGCCTGCATGCGGCCAGCAACCCGAACCGCAGCGGCCCGTATTCGGACCGCCGCTACTGCGCGGACCGCTACGACGACGCGGCGCGCAAGTATCTGGGCAAGCAGGCAGCCGACCTCAAGTGGGGCACCAAGATCGAATTCGACGATGTGATGGAACTGATCACCGTCGAGGACGGCATTGCCGCGTTCGAGCGTTACGTCGCCGACCATCTGGGGTGA